A single Sporosarcina sp. FSL W8-0480 DNA region contains:
- a CDS encoding response regulator transcription factor, whose product MKILVVDDDANILELVTIHLSQEGYEVMKAANGLEALEQIDEQFPDLAVVDVMMPKMDGYELTRRLREIGDIPVLLLTAKGELEDKEKGFLAGSDDYVVKPFEPKELLFRINAILRRYDKAVDVMIQVGPLKINRQSYEVSIGKKVLLLPLKEFELLSVLASKPNQVFERNFLIERVWGFDYQGDEQTLNVHIKRLRDKLEGIKIATVRGVGYKLEVLES is encoded by the coding sequence ATGAAAATACTTGTAGTAGATGATGATGCAAATATTTTGGAGCTTGTCACTATTCATCTATCCCAGGAGGGGTATGAAGTGATGAAGGCTGCCAACGGTTTGGAAGCGCTTGAGCAGATTGATGAACAGTTTCCTGACTTGGCAGTTGTTGATGTAATGATGCCTAAGATGGATGGGTATGAGTTGACGAGAAGATTGCGTGAGATTGGGGATATCCCAGTACTATTACTGACCGCAAAAGGTGAGTTGGAGGACAAGGAAAAAGGCTTTTTGGCAGGATCAGATGATTATGTCGTTAAACCGTTTGAACCGAAAGAGCTGCTGTTTCGGATTAATGCGATTCTAAGGAGATATGACAAAGCTGTCGATGTGATGATTCAAGTCGGCCCTTTGAAGATAAATCGGCAAAGCTATGAAGTATCCATCGGGAAAAAAGTTCTGTTGCTACCTTTGAAGGAATTTGAGCTCCTGTCTGTTCTTGCATCAAAACCGAATCAGGTCTTTGAACGAAATTTCCTCATTGAACGAGTTTGGGGGTTTGACTACCAAGGGGATGAGCAGACGTTGAATGTCCATATTAAACGTCTGAGAGATAAGCTTGAGGGCATTAAGATTGCCACGGTCCGAGGAGTCGGTTATAAGCTTGAGGTCTTGGAATCATGA
- a CDS encoding MMPL family transporter produces MTEGRLKGRRLWWFSIGIWLLLTVLLSGVAPGSKENVIANKDFGLPSDSPSIIASKQLEKYFPNEGGIPLFAVFHKNGTLSDEELVGFAEAIESVKEDTVFDEAEVIPLSKLQPDLRASFLSENGETFFIPLSLPEDLEGKDLHNLVKSIKEFVGPQINETIELSWTGPAGIASDAVELFSQADIVLLLSTVGLILVLLLVIYRSPLLTLIPLIGAGIVYAVVDRVVGFATAQGWFGVDSQALSIMTILLFAVVTDYSLLIFSRYREELKTHEDANAAMRETMKHVKEPIFFSGSTIVLGVATLFFALYEPYRNFAPVFAIAAGGMLIAGLTLLPALFAVIGRKAFWPIIPKYGDVTVEKKSIWGKVASVVTKKPLQFMIPILLLLLLGAWNMTNMKESYDLIASFPEDLSSRVGYERLGADFSEGSLAPGTLLLVSKQELGMEELKTVIDKIKENPAIADVTTQGNPVNEDGMAAKFSIIFKGNPYGTEAFDGLLKLREDSKSILEEANLSDTEMYISGETAINADVRDVSDRDTWIVIILMTALITIMLGFQTRSIIAPIYMIGSILLSFVATLGLSYFLFEVFLNLEGLSYRIPLYAFVFLVALGVDYSIMLIARIREELKVMPFDDAVRKGLERTGGVISSAGVILAATFLVLATMPIYELKLFGFIMALGILIDTFVVRPLLIPTILVLLGKKWSFWPKKI; encoded by the coding sequence ATGACTGAAGGGAGGTTAAAAGGAAGGCGGCTTTGGTGGTTCTCCATCGGTATATGGCTACTGCTTACTGTACTGCTTTCCGGTGTTGCACCGGGTAGTAAAGAAAATGTAATTGCCAATAAAGACTTTGGCTTACCATCTGATTCACCATCCATTATAGCTTCCAAACAGCTTGAAAAGTATTTTCCGAATGAGGGCGGCATCCCGCTTTTCGCCGTATTCCATAAGAATGGCACACTTTCCGATGAAGAACTTGTGGGGTTTGCCGAAGCAATTGAATCCGTGAAAGAGGATACTGTATTTGATGAAGCCGAAGTTATTCCCTTATCAAAATTACAGCCCGATCTTCGTGCTTCATTTTTGTCGGAAAACGGGGAAACATTCTTTATCCCTTTAAGCTTGCCGGAAGATCTTGAAGGAAAAGATTTGCATAACCTAGTAAAGTCCATTAAGGAGTTTGTAGGGCCTCAAATCAATGAAACAATCGAACTATCTTGGACCGGTCCTGCAGGGATTGCTTCAGATGCAGTTGAGCTGTTCAGCCAAGCAGATATCGTATTGTTATTATCAACGGTTGGACTAATTTTAGTATTGCTTTTAGTCATTTACCGTTCTCCTTTACTAACACTCATCCCACTTATAGGAGCGGGCATTGTATATGCAGTTGTCGATCGAGTCGTTGGCTTCGCCACAGCACAAGGTTGGTTTGGCGTCGATAGCCAGGCGTTGTCGATAATGACAATCTTGTTATTTGCAGTCGTTACGGATTATTCGCTTCTAATCTTTTCACGCTACCGTGAGGAATTGAAGACTCACGAGGATGCTAATGCCGCTATGCGTGAAACGATGAAACACGTGAAGGAACCTATTTTCTTTAGTGGGAGTACAATTGTATTAGGTGTTGCAACCTTGTTTTTTGCTTTGTATGAACCGTACCGTAATTTTGCACCAGTATTTGCAATTGCGGCAGGTGGGATGCTGATTGCAGGTCTGACATTATTGCCGGCATTGTTTGCGGTTATCGGAAGAAAGGCATTTTGGCCGATCATCCCGAAATACGGTGATGTGACAGTTGAAAAGAAGTCAATCTGGGGCAAAGTGGCGAGTGTCGTTACGAAAAAGCCTTTGCAATTCATGATTCCAATTCTTTTGCTTCTTTTATTAGGTGCATGGAATATGACAAATATGAAAGAATCTTATGATCTTATCGCTTCTTTCCCGGAAGATCTTTCGTCCCGTGTAGGATATGAGAGGTTAGGGGCTGATTTTTCGGAAGGAAGTTTGGCACCAGGTACATTGCTTTTAGTCTCTAAGCAAGAATTAGGCATGGAAGAGTTGAAAACAGTAATTGATAAGATAAAAGAGAATCCAGCTATTGCTGATGTAACGACACAAGGCAATCCAGTAAATGAAGATGGTATGGCTGCGAAGTTTTCGATTATATTTAAAGGTAATCCATATGGAACGGAAGCATTCGATGGTTTACTCAAGCTTCGTGAAGACAGCAAGAGCATCCTTGAGGAAGCGAATTTATCGGATACTGAAATGTATATTTCGGGTGAAACAGCAATTAATGCTGATGTCAGGGATGTCAGTGATAGGGATACTTGGATTGTCATAATATTAATGACAGCTTTAATCACAATTATGTTGGGCTTCCAAACAAGATCGATTATCGCACCAATTTACATGATTGGCAGCATATTACTCTCATTTGTAGCTACACTTGGCCTGTCATATTTCTTATTCGAAGTTTTCCTGAATCTTGAAGGGCTAAGCTACAGGATTCCGCTTTACGCATTTGTCTTCCTTGTTGCACTTGGCGTCGATTATTCCATCATGCTCATTGCGCGAATCCGGGAAGAGTTGAAAGTGATGCCTTTTGACGACGCTGTTCGAAAGGGATTGGAGCGTACTGGAGGGGTCATCAGTTCTGCGGGTGTAATCTTGGCTGCAACATTCCTTGTGCTTGCGACTATGCCGATTTACGAATTAAAGCTATTCGGTTTCATCATGGCACTTGGAATCCTCATTGACACCTTTGTCGTGCGGCCATTGCTCATTCCAACAATCTTAGTGCTGTTAGGAAAGAAATGGAGCTTTTGGCCGAAAAAGATATAA
- a CDS encoding HAMP domain-containing sensor histidine kinase: MRSLYGKFLSFTTGIMLTSAVIAFLVVNTYYHHQLKEQNDTKNMNIALAMVEYIESDDYANLDKYFKTQAVAGYKIFVVDEDRNSTMYGAPFRVENLRATSVDRVLGGQPYHGMRDLKTETFMTGFFSDELANTVGVPFTYDDKTYALFMRPDLKLLFTEVHILLGGMVIVMAVVSLLSMLIVAKKLIEPITKLTIAAKKVGEEKFTGTLDIKRKDEIGQLATSFQRMTERLSENDRIRKEFISDVSHDFQSPLLNIKGYADLLVDSDTPETDRNNYAKVIQSETERLSSLTKQLLLLTSLDQLESPLDSKRFSLDGQLMEIIRRHRWLLEEKQISLSMEMDEVEFSGDPAFLEKVWENLLSNALKYTPTGGEIEINLIDDEKDVLFKIRDTGVGIPEEHLKRLFDRFYRVDHSRTQEIEGTGLGLSIVHQVVKLHKGTVKVESQEGIGTVFKVVLPKL, encoded by the coding sequence ATGAGGTCCCTATACGGAAAGTTTCTTTCCTTTACAACAGGAATCATGCTTACAAGTGCGGTTATTGCCTTTCTTGTAGTGAATACATATTATCATCATCAATTGAAAGAACAAAACGATACGAAGAATATGAATATTGCTCTTGCAATGGTGGAATATATAGAATCCGACGACTACGCCAATTTAGACAAGTATTTTAAGACACAGGCGGTAGCGGGTTATAAAATTTTTGTTGTCGATGAAGATAGGAATTCAACAATGTATGGTGCACCATTTCGAGTTGAAAACCTTAGGGCTACGTCTGTCGACAGGGTGTTAGGTGGACAACCCTATCATGGTATGCGTGATTTGAAGACGGAGACATTCATGACTGGTTTCTTTTCGGATGAATTGGCGAACACAGTAGGCGTTCCATTTACATACGATGATAAAACTTATGCGCTCTTTATGAGACCAGATCTTAAACTGCTTTTCACAGAAGTTCACATCCTATTAGGTGGCATGGTTATTGTAATGGCAGTTGTTAGTCTTCTATCAATGTTGATCGTCGCGAAGAAACTGATAGAACCAATTACAAAGCTGACAATTGCCGCGAAAAAAGTCGGTGAAGAGAAATTTACAGGTACTCTTGATATAAAACGTAAAGATGAGATTGGTCAGCTTGCCACAAGCTTTCAACGCATGACGGAGCGACTCAGCGAAAATGACCGTATACGCAAGGAGTTCATTAGCGATGTGTCACATGATTTCCAATCACCTTTGCTAAATATTAAAGGGTATGCAGACTTGTTGGTGGATAGTGATACTCCTGAGACAGATCGAAACAACTATGCTAAAGTCATTCAGTCGGAGACGGAACGCCTTTCTTCATTAACAAAACAATTATTGTTGTTGACATCACTGGACCAATTGGAGTCTCCTTTGGACTCGAAACGATTTAGCTTGGATGGTCAATTAATGGAGATAATTCGTAGACATAGGTGGTTGTTGGAGGAAAAGCAAATCTCTTTGTCAATGGAAATGGATGAAGTAGAGTTTTCAGGTGATCCAGCATTTCTTGAAAAGGTTTGGGAGAATCTGCTTTCCAATGCCTTGAAATATACTCCAACAGGCGGAGAGATTGAGATAAATCTTATAGATGATGAAAAAGATGTGTTATTCAAAATCCGGGACACGGGCGTTGGAATACCCGAAGAACATTTGAAGCGCTTGTTTGACCGGTTTTACAGAGTCGACCATTCACGGACACAAGAAATAGAAGGGACAGGGCTTGGCCTTTCTATCGTTCATCAAGTTGTAAAGCTTCACAAAGGTACTGTAAAGGTCGAAAGTCAAGAAGGGATAGGCACTGTATTCAAAGTGGTGCTTCCAAAATTGTAA
- a CDS encoding DNA topoisomerase 3, with translation MGYVLILAEKPSQAKAYADAFSVRKHEGYLEINPCPIFPAGAYITWGVGHLVELKEPDAYNPAWKRWTLGSLPILPERYEFQVAKGKFKQFQIVKKLIRGTDTVINACDVDREGSNIFYSIYYQTGARNQTIKRLWINSLEVDEVRKGFSNLRDNRKDLQLYEEAKARQISDWLVGMNASRLYTLLLKAKGVQEVFPIGRVQSPTVYLIYQRQREIETFVSEPFFEVEATFKAEHGTYKGKAKAKEPKREIIQELLAKHGIQPNSPGVITSVTHTDKRTPPPQLHSLSTLQATANRRWKMSPANVLKTMQGLYEKKLVTYPRTDARHITPNEFAYLKNQVGDYQQLIGHPFPVASLAPKKRYVDSSKVQEHYAIIPTKKVPTQAVLGRMSPLERNLYEEVVRTTLAMFHTDYLYTETKVTTDVNGLPFFTTGKTERDLGWKALFQQSKDDKDEPALPPLHMQEVVSSNIGIKEGKTMPPKPYTEGQLIAMMKTCGKLVEDKEETDILKEIEGLGTEATRSGIIETIKKHGYISVSKNIVSITEKGRVLCQAIEGNLLASPSMTAKWETYLRKIGNGEGSGTHFLDNISKFITKLLDDVPKQLEARPIDATKVPPRQSKSRGSYQAVEVAPCPTCKTGTIVARKGFFGCSNYKNGCKQTFPGIFLKKKLTPTQVKLLCTKGKTNTIKGFTANNGKKFDASLSLENGRLSLVF, from the coding sequence TTGGGATACGTATTAATTCTTGCCGAAAAACCATCCCAAGCAAAAGCCTATGCAGATGCTTTTTCCGTGCGAAAGCATGAGGGCTACCTTGAGATCAACCCATGCCCGATCTTCCCGGCAGGTGCATATATTACTTGGGGCGTCGGTCACTTGGTTGAGTTGAAAGAGCCGGATGCTTATAATCCTGCTTGGAAACGTTGGACGCTTGGGAGTCTTCCAATCTTGCCTGAACGGTACGAATTCCAAGTTGCAAAAGGGAAATTCAAACAGTTCCAGATTGTGAAGAAGCTGATCCGTGGGACAGATACGGTCATTAATGCTTGTGACGTAGACCGTGAAGGGTCGAATATCTTTTATAGCATTTATTACCAAACGGGCGCCCGCAACCAGACGATCAAACGGCTTTGGATCAATTCACTTGAAGTGGATGAAGTGCGGAAAGGGTTTTCGAATTTACGGGATAACCGTAAAGACTTGCAGCTGTATGAAGAGGCGAAAGCCCGTCAGATCAGTGATTGGCTTGTTGGGATGAATGCTTCCCGACTTTATACGCTTTTATTGAAAGCGAAAGGGGTCCAGGAAGTGTTTCCAATCGGACGTGTGCAATCTCCAACAGTTTACTTGATCTATCAACGGCAACGAGAGATTGAGACGTTCGTGTCTGAACCGTTCTTCGAAGTGGAAGCGACTTTTAAAGCAGAACACGGCACGTATAAAGGGAAGGCGAAAGCGAAAGAGCCTAAACGGGAAATCATTCAGGAACTCCTTGCGAAACATGGAATACAGCCAAATTCCCCCGGTGTGATTACATCGGTTACCCATACTGATAAGCGGACGCCGCCACCACAGCTCCATTCCCTATCGACTTTACAGGCGACTGCGAACCGGAGATGGAAGATGAGCCCGGCGAATGTATTGAAGACAATGCAAGGCTTATATGAGAAGAAGCTTGTCACCTATCCACGAACGGATGCGCGTCATATTACACCGAATGAGTTTGCATATTTGAAGAACCAAGTCGGGGATTATCAACAGCTTATCGGGCATCCATTCCCTGTCGCTTCGCTTGCCCCAAAGAAACGGTATGTCGACAGTTCGAAGGTGCAAGAACACTATGCCATCATTCCAACGAAGAAAGTGCCAACACAAGCGGTACTCGGCAGGATGTCACCGCTTGAGCGGAATCTGTACGAAGAAGTCGTCCGTACGACACTCGCCATGTTCCATACTGATTATTTGTATACTGAGACGAAAGTTACGACGGATGTGAATGGCCTTCCGTTTTTCACGACGGGTAAAACGGAGAGGGATTTAGGATGGAAGGCTTTATTCCAACAGTCAAAGGATGACAAGGACGAGCCCGCCTTACCGCCACTTCACATGCAAGAGGTAGTGTCATCCAATATCGGCATAAAGGAAGGAAAGACGATGCCGCCTAAGCCTTATACAGAAGGTCAGCTAATTGCGATGATGAAAACATGCGGGAAATTGGTCGAGGATAAAGAAGAAACGGATATTTTAAAAGAGATTGAGGGCCTCGGAACGGAAGCAACAAGAAGTGGGATTATCGAAACGATAAAAAAACATGGGTATATAAGCGTCTCGAAAAATATTGTGTCGATTACGGAGAAAGGCCGTGTACTTTGCCAGGCAATTGAAGGGAATCTACTTGCCAGTCCATCAATGACTGCGAAGTGGGAAACCTATTTGCGCAAAATCGGCAACGGCGAAGGAAGCGGAACTCATTTCCTTGATAATATTTCAAAGTTCATCACGAAGTTATTGGATGATGTGCCGAAACAGTTGGAGGCAAGACCGATCGATGCGACAAAGGTTCCCCCACGTCAATCGAAATCTCGAGGTTCCTACCAAGCAGTTGAAGTGGCTCCATGTCCTACTTGTAAAACCGGAACGATTGTAGCCCGCAAAGGTTTTTTCGGATGCAGTAATTATAAGAATGGTTGTAAACAGACTTTCCCGGGCATCTTCTTGAAGAAGAAGTTGACACCTACACAAGTGAAACTCCTATGTACTAAAGGGAAAACGAATACGATTAAAGGATTCACTGCAAATAATGGCAAAAAATTTGATGCAAGCCTTTCGTTAGAAAACGGAAGGTTAAGTTTGGTGTTTTAG